The following coding sequences are from one Humulus lupulus chromosome X, drHumLupu1.1, whole genome shotgun sequence window:
- the LOC133806291 gene encoding uncharacterized protein LOC133806291 yields MWRKLGIERIVRLNAGHTLVKFRDEATRDLVLENGVLHFDRKPVIVRPWTIELDHLRLVKSVPVWVRLPGLGLQYWGTKCLSALVSTLGKPILVDKVTKDRSMMQFARVLVEIDIADEVPKSIQFLNERGQLMEQFVEFEWLPTQCKICKVFGHTESSCNKKKEVVWRPKEQNTNGANLVKYVEDANLGNFEMQKDASSSKQNNEAGFMTKPADSTMEIPHVQPKTNVIEVATNQESRVDQVAGDREVSDNNLDHEGEWVTPRKVGGKKLVASKAQNKLKNAYNVLLDKRLEGSKLDFNANKKSNGGVPNS; encoded by the coding sequence ATGTGGAGAAAACTGGGTATTGAGAGGATTGTGAGATTAAATGCAGGCCATACTCTGGTTAAATTCAGAGATGAAGCGACTAGAGACTTGGTGTTAGAAAATGGGGTTTTGCATTTTGATAGAAAACCTGTTATagtaagaccttggaccattgaATTAGATCATTTGAGGTTGGTTAAATCGGTACCGGTGTGGGTGAGACTACCTGGATTGGGGTTACAGTATTGGGGAACCAAGTGTTTGAGTGCTTTAGTTAGCACTCTTGGGAAACCAATTCTTGTTGATAAGGTTACAAAGGATAGATCTATGATGCAATTTGCAAGGGTTTTAGTGGAGATTGACATAGCAGATGAGGTCCCGAAATCTATTCAGTTTTTGAATGAACGAGGGCAATTAATGGAGCAATTTGTTGAGTTTGAATGGCTGCCCACACAGTGTAAGATCTGTAAGGTGTTTGGCCATACTGAATCTTCTTGTAATAAGAAAAAAGAGGTGGTTTGGAGACCAAAAGAACAGAACACTAATGGAGCTAACTTAGTCAAATATGTTGAAGATGCAAATCTGGGCAACTTTGAGATGCAGAAGGATGCCAGTTCTTCAAAGCAAAATAATGAAGCTGGTTTCATGACTAAACCGGCTGACAGTACTATGGAGATTCCACATGTTCAGCCGAAAACTAATGTTATTGAGGTAGCTACTAATCAAGAATCCAGGGTTGATCAGGTGGCTGGTGACAGAGAAGTTTCAGACAACAACTTAGATCATGAGGGGGAATGGGTCACACCTAGGAAAGTGGGTGGGAAGAAGTTGGTGGCTTCTAAGGCTCAGAACAAGTTGAAAAATGCATATAATGTCTTACTAGACAAGAGATTGGAGGGTTCGAAATTGGATTTCAATGCAAACAAAAAATCAAATGGGGGAGTTCCAAATTCTTAG
- the LOC133803987 gene encoding probable pectin methylesterase CGR2 — protein MARRQVNPSRRLGDGGPLFSGSSHSKQKSSPLWPIALVLFLGALFLLAYTFTNRGGLGNIKGAITRVQGDDSCTMEVQRAIPILKKAYGDSMQKVLHIGPDTCSVVSELLKEDETEAWGVEPYDMEDADRNCKALVRKGIVRVSDVKFPLPYREKSFSLVIVSDTLDYLSPRYLNRTVPDLARVSADGLIMFTGYRGHQRSKVAEVSKFGRAAKWRSSSWWVKYFGQTNLEQNEAATKKFDQAATKMAYISSCQIFHLMPFH, from the exons ATGGCGAGGAGGCAAGTCAATCCCTCTCGGCGATTGGGGGATGGTGGCCCTTTGTTTTCAGGGTCGTCCCATTCCAAGCAAAAATCTTCTCCACTTTGGCCAATTGCTCTTGTTCTCTTCCTG GGAGCACTGTTTCTTCTTGCTTATACATTCACGAATAGAG GTGGACTTGGGAATATCAAAGGTGCCATTACAAGGGTtcaag GTGATGACTCCTGCACAATGGAGGTTCAACGAGCAATACCTATTTTAAAGAAAGCATATGGTGATAGCATGCAAAAAGTATTGCATATTGGTCCTGATACTTGTTCAGTGGTTTCCGAGTTGCTGAAGGAGGATGAAACAGAAGCTTGGGGTGTAGAACCATATGACATGGAGGATGCAGATAGAAACTGCAAAGCTCTTGTGCGAAAAGGAATTGTGCGTGTTTCTGATGTCAAGTTTCCACTTCCTTACAGGGAAAAATCTTTTTCTCTAGTCATTGTTTCAGATACCTTGGATTATTTGTCTCCGAGATACCTCAACAGGACTGTCCCAGATCTTGCAAGAGTATCGGCTGACGGTCTTATAATGTTTACAG GCTACCGTGGTCATCAGAGATCTAAAGTTGCAGAAGTCTCCAAATTTGGAAGGGCA GCTAAATGGAGGAGTTCGTCATGGTGGGTAAAATATTTTGGTCAGACTAACTTGGAGCAGAATGAAGCAGCTACCAAAAAGTTTGATCAGGCTGCAACAAAGATGGCATACATTTCAAGCTGCCAGATTTTCCACCTTATGCCATTCCATTAA
- the LOC133806290 gene encoding uncharacterized protein LOC133806290: protein MQPNKTRCLQLDQLLVEPLVSFHVFLKFSREILNKLIHAVEINTRDPSISVRITASWALANICDSIRHCIDTFALEGSTDYTAVSELVALLTDYTEMTTHNTKMNHLIVSTYCSIAIYVYMSWHVVLASCTVYTTAFGLAFIT, encoded by the exons ATGCAGCCAAACAAGACAAGGTGCCTTCAGTTAGATCAGCTTCTTGTTGAGCCATTGGTGTCATTTCATGTTTTCCTGAAGTTTTCCAGAG AGATCCTGAACAAATTGATTCACGCAGTGGAGATTAATACCCGCGACCCCTCAATATCG GTGCGAATAACTGCTTCTTGGGCTTTGGCAAACATATGTGATTCTATCCGGCACTGTATTGATACTTTTGCTTTGGAAGGCTCCACAG ACTATACTGCAGTCTCTGAATTAGTGGCATTACTAACTGATTATACTGAAATGACAACACATAACACCAAAATGAATCATCTGATAGTATCAACC TATTGTTCCAttgcaatatatgtatatatgagttGGCATGTTGTATTGGCTTCTTGTACTGTATATACTACTG cATTTGGGTTAGCATTTATAACTTGA
- the LOC133806292 gene encoding uncharacterized protein LOC133806292 yields the protein MGRFFDGWSYYKGSHNEGRILLVWKSNILLVDIIQESDQYVHTLIKESQSKREYCVTFVYGRNTVLERVQLWQDLSCLKFPVAPWLMAGNFNSIFKYDDRCGGRPVATTELIDAQRWKAYGLADELRSIGSHFTWTNNQSDGARIYSKLDRVFKNEEWIDLFQASVAVKQWDIFSDHCYCLIKVIQEVNFGFKPFRFYNMWMEHERFKVTVMQSWTRPVAVRGFDGILVKLKRLSHVLRQFNKYKIGDVERNFQMANDNYNQAQVQLQQNPHSSEFQAEEKQALDNLVQNSRLYDSFLRKKSKVNWLKFGDDNTTFFHACLKQRKEVNRIASFVSDNGQLVENYEEVVAHFLFHFRSVLGSQSKASGSIHKDCFVHGNILSLEHQLALIKPFTKKDVKNAMFSIGSIKSLGPDGYGSGFFKSMWNEIGDDISAAVLGFFQQGILPKGLNNALLSLIPKVANPTKDAIHATQSKDFKFHPRCKNLNLVSLCFADDMVIFCKGNNTSIQIIQQCFQAFSVVSGLTANLEKSRVYFGGLTETKTKDILKDLHFVEGEFPLKYLGVPLRPTKWRGGDCANIIQKIKLKLHHWANRHLSFAGKAQLIHSVLLGIRAFWMSIFLLPKSVIAEIDHLCRRFLWETSREGAKWNMVLLAKYIWAVSTKQDILWVKWIDVVYLKGQSIWEYNLQTNVSWYWRKLIKLKSVINGEMLDKAMVNNKLKTSKLYLQLVNKERVPFAHVVWCNLTLPKHRFVLWQASLRHLLTRDNLLRCHLQLASILCPICELQQECHEHLFFQCQFSQQVRNRVAGWLGRDVWPMHYHGWVEWIVGKPKGIQQKVLAAGLATSVYLVWWNRNQCLFNYFSVSVNKAVTQVQNCLKARVSNVSKAKLKSKNLVFLENLNLL from the exons ATGGGCAGATTTTTTGATGGTTGGAGCTATTATAAGGGTTCTCATAATGAGGGTAGAATCTTGCTGGTTTGGAAGAGTAATATTTTGTTAGTGGATATTATTCAAGAGAGTGACCAATATGTTCATACTCTTATTAAGGAGTCACAGTCAAAAAGGGAGTATTGCGTGACATTTGTTTATGGGAGAAACACAGTTCTTGAAAGAGTTCAGTTATGGCAGGATTTATCTTGCCTTAAATTTCCTGTTGCTCCTTGGTTAATGGCAGGAAACTTCAATTCAATTTTTAAGTATGATGACAGATGTGGGGGTCGTCCAGTTGCTACCACTGAACTGATCGATGCTCAAAGATGGAAAGCGTATGGGTTGGCTGATGAACTTAGATCGATTGGTTCTCACTTTACATGGACTAATAACCAATCTGATGGGGCTAGAATTTACTCCAAATTAGATCGTGTTTTTAAAAATGAAGAGTGGATTGACCTCTTTCAGGCTTCGGTTGCTGTTAAACAATGGGACATATTTTCAGATCATTGCTACTGCCTTATTAAGGTAATCCAGGAGGTAAATTTTGGATTTAAACCTTTTAGATTTTACAATATGTGGATGGAACATGAAAGGTTCAAAGTTACTGTTATGCAAAGTTGGACTAGACCAGTGGCTGTTCGGGGATTTGATGGTATTTTGGTGAAGCTTAAGAGACTTAGCCACGTTTTGAGgcaatttaataaatataaaataggTGATGTTGAGCGTAACTTTCAGATGGCTAATGATAATTATAACCAGGCTCAAGTTCAACTTCAGCAAAATCCTCATTCTTCAGAATTTCAAGCTGAGGAAAAGCAGGCATTAGATAATCTTGTTCAGAATTCCAGATTGTATGACAGTTTCTTGAGGAAAAAAAGCAAAGTCAATTGGCTCAAATTTGGGGATGATAATACAACGTTTTTCCATGCTTGTTTGAAACAGCGGAAGGAAGTTAATCGAATTGCCTCGTTTGTTTCTGATAATGGCCAGTTAGTTGAGAATTATGAGGAGGTTGTGGCTcactttttatttcattttagAAGTGTTTTGGGCAGTCAAAGTAAGGCTTCGGGTTCTATTCATAAGGATTGCTTTGTTCATGGCAATATCCTTTCTTTAGAGCATCAACTGGCTTTAATAAAACCATTCACTAAGAAGGATGTTAAGAATGCTATGTTTAGCATTGGGTCTATCAAGAGTCTGGGTCCTGATGGATATGGTTCGGGTTTCTTCAAATCAATGTGGAATGAGATTGGTGACGATATTTCAGCTGCTGTTTTGGGTTTCTTTCAACAAGGTATCCTTCCTAAAGGCCTAAATAATGCTTTGTTGTCTTTGATTCCTAAAGTTGCAAATCCAACTAAG GATGCCATTCATGCCACTCAGAGTAAAGACTTTAAATTTCATCCTAGATGTAAAAATTTGAATTTGGTGAGTCTTTGCTTTGCGGATGACATGGTGATTTTTTGCAAAGGAAATAATACTTCTATTCAGATTATTCAGCAGTGTTTTCAAGCATTTAGTGTTGTTTCTGGTTTAACAGCCAACTTGGAGAAATCCCGAGTGTATTTTGGTGGTTTAACTGAGACAAAGACCAAAGATATTCTAAAGGATTTGCATTTTGTTGAAGGTGAATTCCCTCTAAAATATCTTGGTGTCCCACTGAGACCTACAAAATGGAGAGGAGGGGACTGCGCTAATATAATTCAGAAGATTAAATTGAAGCTACATCATTGGGCTAATCGTCATCTCTCATTTGCTGGAAAAGCTCAACTTATACACTCTGTTTTATTGGGAATTAGAGCGTTTTGGATGAGTATCTTTCTTCTCCCTAAGAGTGTAATTGCTGAGATTGATCACTTATGCAGGCGATTTCTGTGGGAGACCAGCAG GGAAGGGGCCAAATGGAATATGGTGCTTCTTGCAAAATATATCTGGGCTGTTTCTACTAAACAAGATATTCTTTGGGTTAAATGGATTGATGTTGTTTATCTTAAAGGGCAATCTATTTGGGAGTACAATCTTCAGACTAATGTGAGCTGGTATTGGCGTAAACTAATTAAACTGAAGTCAGTCATCAATGGTGAGATGTTAGATAAAGCAATGGTAAATAACAAGTTGAAGACCAGCAAACTTTATCTTCAGTTGGTTAACAAGGAAAGAGTTCCTTTTGCTCATGTTGTTTGGTGCAATTTGACCCTGCCCAAGCATAGATTTGTACTTTGGCAAGCTTCTTTGAGGCATTTGTTAACCAGGGACAATTTATTAAGGTGTCATCTGCAGCTGGCTTCTATCCTCTGTCCAATATGTGAGTTACAGCAGGAGTGTCATGAACACTTGTTTTTTCAGTGTCAGTTTTCTCAACAGGTGAGAAATCGTGTAGCTGGTTGGCTGGGCAGAGATGTCTGGCCTATGCATTATCATGGCTGGGTTGAGTGGATAGTGGGGAAGCCGAAGGGTATTCAGCAGAAAGTCTTAGCTGCTGGTTTAGCAACTTCAGTTTATCTGGTTTGGTGGAACAGAAACCAGTGTTTATTTAATTACTTTTCTGTTTCTGTTAACAAGGCTGTTACTCAGGTGCAAAATTGTTTAAAAGCTAGAGTTTCTAATGTATCTAAAGCTAAGCTGAAAAGTAAAAACTTAGTTTTTCTTGAAAATCTTAATCTCTTGTAA